CTTGACCGTAAAAGGCCCCCCCTGCCGCATCGAACCATTGCCGCGGATGGCCTCCAATCGCACCGTGATCAGCAGCTTCCCGTCGCGAATAGCAATCGTCAGCGGACCGTCTTGGGCAAAGATAATGCTGGCCGGAATGCGGCCCGCCACCTCGTCGTCGTCGCTGGGCACCAGGCCGAACGTCGAAAAAACGATCTCCCGAAAATCGGCTTCGTTCACCAGCCGCCCGGCAATGAAGCGCTGCGAGTTGTTGACGGCCGACTCGTGAACCTGAAACAGCACCGCGTGGTTGCCGGGCACCGCATCGGGCGGACCGGCGGGCGAAGCGAATTGCGTTTCGCCGGCGTAGCGGCCCAGCCACTCCAAATAACCCGCGGTCGTTCGCAAACGCAGTCGCGAGGCCGGGTCGGGTCCTAAGGCCGCGAACAGCCCGAACGATTCGATGGTCTGGTTTCCCTGTCGGGCGACCCGCCTGCTTTCGGCCTGCAACTGCTTTTCGACTTGCCCTCGCGTGCGCTGCGCCACCTTGAGGTCGTTGGCCGCCTGCTGCCGGCCGACGACTCTTCCGGCAACCCGCGTCAGCACGCGGCGCAACACGCGGCAGCGGACACCCAAGTTCACGCTGCTGCCCGTCGTGCGGTGACGCACGGCCGACGTGGGCGTTCCGACCGCGAACCCCGCGTGCGTGAGAAAAACCGGTTGGGCCGCGGTAATCTGGGTTTGCCCGCGGGCACGGACCGTGGCCAGGCCTTTGACCGCGGTGATGTCCATGTTGCCGACGCCGCGGAAACCGACGTGGACCACGCCGCGTGCCTCGTCGGGCACCAGCGTCATATTCAACTTTCCGTCGACCGTGCCGCGCACGCGCACTTGCGCCCCTTCGCTTTGCTCGTCGCTCGACAAGGGCCGCACCAGCCGTTGGTGTACCAGGTGATTGAGGAAGTCGGCCGAAAAACGCATACGATGGTTCACGTGGACCGTTTCCTGCCGTACCTGCTCCAGCACGTCGCGGGCCTGGGCGTGGGCCAACAGCCAGTCGTAAGCCTCGGCCACGGACAACAGGTTCTCCGCCGAACGGTCGGCCGAGTAGCGGGCCACGGCCGTTTGCAGCCGGTCCATCCAGGTGGTGAATTGCTCGGTCAGGTCGGGCAACTTGCTCGCGCGCACCAGGCGCACGTAGTGCCGCAGCGCGTCGCGCAGCCGCTCGTAGTCGTGGCCCTTGGCACCGGGCGAATTGCGACGCAGGTTCTCGTCGTTCCGCGCCAGCGCCTCGAAGTCGGGCGCTGGCCGGTCCAACTCTTCGACGAGCGACGCCAGGCCGAGATCGTCGGCCGTGCTCTGGCCATCGGGCACGTCGGCCAGCCGAGCCGAGAATTGCCCGTGTGCGGCCAGCACGTCGGCTTTGGCCTGGGCCAGTTCTTTCTCGTCTGGCACGTGCGCCACGGCGCGTGCTTGCTGGATCGACCGGGTGAGCAGAGCCAGGCCGCCGAGTGCGGCGGCCGGCGGTTCGCTCCAGGCGCAGGGCGGCGGCGCGAGGGCGATGAGAATCGCCAGCGCAATCACCGCACACATCGACGTGTTTCTGCCGGGCATCGTGGGTTCGTCTGCTCCTCCTGCCATCCTTCGAGAATACTTTGCAATTGGCAGGACTTCCAGCAATTTCGGTCCTACTGCAGCGTTGCCCGCCACTCGTCGTCGAGCTCGTCCAGAGCTTTGCCGGTCAGCTCTTGAAAAACTTCGGCGCGGTATTCGCCCGCCCGCAACAGCCGGTTGAGCTTGCGGACGAGGTCTTTGTCGTAGGTTTCCACCAGGTAGGCCAGGAAAGCGGCGCTTACGCGGTAGCTGCGGTCGTAGTGCGCCCGCCGGGCGTCGATTCGGCCCAAGTTGCCAGGCTCAAATTTGAAGAACCGCACGTAGTCGGCCACGCCCTCCACGAGCCAGCCCGGATTGCGCCGCCCGCGATATCGTTGCACGACGTGGACGGTCTCGTGGACCATGGCGCCGACATCGTCGGGATGCTCCTTGAAATACTTCACCGAGCCGACGATATGTTCGCCGCCCGTGGCCGCGACGCCCTGATAGTCGCTCTTGAGCGCCAGCGTAACGAAGTGCGGCGGTTTGTAGCCGTCGCTGGCGAGCTCCTCATTGATCATGCGATACGCCCGTTCGCAGATCCGCGCGGTGTTTCCGGCCCAGTCCTCCATGTCGGGAGCGTCGGCCACATCGACGCGGAACTCGATGGGGTACTGAAACGTTGCCACCGGCGTGGGCGATTCGATCGCCAGTTCGCGGACCGCCAGCGGGTGCGGCAGATCGGCGGTGACGACGATCCGCACGGCCTTCAGCAGGTGTTCGCCGGGCACCGCTTCCGCGGCGCCGCCGGCAAAGGTCGCCAGCCGCTCGAAGGTCTTGCCGTCGGCCGACGCTTCCAACGCGCCGCTTTCCAGAACATCGCGTCCGTCGGAGCGCCCGCTCGTGGCCTTGATCGAGCGGACGGCGACCGGCGCGTCGAATTCCAGGGTTAAAGAATCGTTGGCGTGCGGATTGTCGGCCGAAATAAACGCGGTTGTCGGATCGCCGTCGAAAGCAAACTGCCGGATATGGTCCTCGGCTGTGGCCAGCGAGCTGGTGACCGTGGCCGACAGCGGCGACTCGTCACCGTTCGCGGTTGGCCCGATTTGGAACGCAACGATGACGAGCAACGCCGCAATCAGCCAGACACGCGGGAATCGTGGCACGGATTGGCCTCCTTTGATGAAGTTTCGATGGGTGTAGGCGAAAGTGGTCTGCCAGAGACCGGTACGCAGATTATAGCTTCCTGTTTACCCGGCGTTATACTTCACGCGGGCGACATTGAGACATTTCGGTGGCTGGGGCAGAGCTTGGCCGAGACCCAGTTCGCCCAGAAAACGCGCCGCCGGCCAAGCGATGCCCCGGTGGTGACGCTACCTGGGCATCGGCTGGCCGCGTGAAGTATAGAATTGCGGCA
The window above is part of the Pirellulales bacterium genome. Proteins encoded here:
- a CDS encoding basic secretory protein-like protein; translated protein: MPRFPRVWLIAALLVIVAFQIGPTANGDESPLSATVTSSLATAEDHIRQFAFDGDPTTAFISADNPHANDSLTLEFDAPVAVRSIKATSGRSDGRDVLESGALEASADGKTFERLATFAGGAAEAVPGEHLLKAVRIVVTADLPHPLAVRELAIESPTPVATFQYPIEFRVDVADAPDMEDWAGNTARICERAYRMINEELASDGYKPPHFVTLALKSDYQGVAATGGEHIVGSVKYFKEHPDDVGAMVHETVHVVQRYRGRRNPGWLVEGVADYVRFFKFEPGNLGRIDARRAHYDRSYRVSAAFLAYLVETYDKDLVRKLNRLLRAGEYRAEVFQELTGKALDELDDEWRATLQ